The following are from one region of the Euleptes europaea isolate rEulEur1 chromosome 11, rEulEur1.hap1, whole genome shotgun sequence genome:
- the PRLH gene encoding prolactin-releasing peptide, which yields MPAPDLGFHLTQLSPQPKCSKLIVIYILVLLLSLGFTAGQRRPFNHQIDNRSPEIDPFWYVGRGVRPIGRFGKRQLKFGRNSLRSGSSLDLILNALQEQEALEEALEEDGDVW from the exons ATGCCGGCTCCTGACTTAGGGTTTCACCTGACCCAGCTCTCTCCTCAACCCAAATGCTCAAAGCTGATCGTAATCTACATCTTGGTTCTGTTGCTATCCCTTGGCTTCACTGCAGGCCAAAGAAGACCCTTCAACCATCAAATTGACAACAGAA GTCCTGAGATCGATCCTTTTTGGTATGTGGGACGGGGAGTTCGACCTATTGGACGGTTTGGGAAACGGCAGCTGAAGTTTGGTCGAAACAGCCTGAGGTCTGGAAGCAGCCTGGATCTGATATTGAATGCTTTACAAGAGCAAGAAGCATTGGAAGAAGCACTGGAAGAAGACGGTGATGTCTGGTGA